Proteins from a genomic interval of Methanofollis formosanus:
- a CDS encoding AMP phosphorylase gives MKLTTRLIDIGNRGVLLNAVDAREISVRDGDRVEVKNLATGETVSAFVDTTATIIGPGTIGVYRPTQVRVDVLDGAEVEVRAADRPASLAYIKRKMDGQRLNKEETYAIIKDVVADDLSPSELTAYIVSTYTNPLDMDEVEYLTRAMVDTGDQLRFPSYPIVDKHSIGGVPGNKISLLVVPIVAAAGLKIPKTSSRAITGAAGTADLMEVLAPVEFTATEVQQMTEKVGGVIVWGGATNIAPADDRFITVEYPFKIDARGQMLASVMAKKYAVGANLVAIDIPVGVQTKVPSVEEGHRLAREFIDLGERLGMRVECALTYGESLVGRTIGPKVEVQEALAVLEGATEPNSLIQKSLSIAGIILEMAGKAAPGQGYALAQDILASGKALAKMKEIIEVQGGNPAVTAADIVPGTYQYVVNAPTTGYVIELNNKALISLARAAGAPQDQGAGVCIHAKKGTRVQAGEPIITVYADRKWRLQKALEEGRRLMPVVVEGMLLDRVPGRHWTTRGGQQYGQ, from the coding sequence ATGAAGCTCACGACCAGGCTGATCGATATCGGGAACCGCGGCGTCCTCCTGAACGCCGTCGACGCCCGCGAGATCAGCGTGCGGGACGGTGACCGCGTCGAGGTGAAGAACCTGGCCACCGGCGAGACGGTCTCGGCCTTTGTCGACACTACCGCCACGATCATCGGGCCCGGCACGATCGGGGTCTACCGGCCGACCCAGGTGCGGGTCGACGTCCTCGACGGCGCCGAGGTGGAGGTGCGGGCCGCCGACCGTCCGGCAAGCCTCGCCTACATCAAACGGAAGATGGACGGCCAGCGGCTGAACAAGGAGGAGACCTATGCGATCATCAAGGACGTCGTCGCCGACGACCTCTCGCCCAGCGAACTCACCGCCTACATCGTCTCCACCTACACCAACCCCCTCGATATGGACGAGGTGGAGTATCTCACCAGGGCGATGGTGGACACCGGCGACCAGCTTCGTTTTCCCTCCTACCCGATCGTGGACAAACACTCCATCGGCGGGGTGCCGGGCAACAAGATCTCCCTGCTGGTCGTCCCGATCGTCGCCGCCGCCGGCCTGAAGATCCCCAAGACCAGTTCGCGGGCGATCACCGGCGCCGCCGGCACCGCCGACCTGATGGAGGTGCTCGCCCCGGTGGAGTTCACCGCCACCGAGGTGCAGCAGATGACCGAGAAGGTCGGCGGGGTGATCGTCTGGGGCGGGGCGACGAACATCGCTCCGGCCGACGACCGGTTCATCACCGTCGAGTATCCCTTCAAGATCGACGCCCGGGGCCAGATGCTCGCTTCGGTGATGGCCAAGAAGTATGCGGTGGGAGCGAATCTGGTGGCGATCGACATCCCGGTGGGGGTGCAGACCAAGGTGCCGAGCGTGGAAGAGGGGCACCGTCTCGCCCGCGAGTTCATCGACCTCGGCGAACGTCTCGGGATGCGGGTGGAATGCGCTCTCACCTACGGCGAGTCCCTGGTCGGGCGCACCATCGGCCCGAAGGTCGAGGTGCAGGAGGCGCTCGCGGTCCTGGAAGGGGCGACCGAACCGAACTCTCTCATCCAGAAGAGCCTCTCCATCGCCGGGATCATTCTGGAGATGGCGGGGAAGGCGGCTCCGGGCCAGGGCTACGCTCTGGCGCAGGATATCCTCGCCTCAGGCAAGGCCCTCGCCAAGATGAAAGAGATCATCGAGGTCCAGGGCGGAAACCCGGCGGTGACCGCAGCTGATATAGTTCCTGGCACGTACCAATACGTGGTAAACGCTCCCACCACCGGGTACGTGATCGAACTGAACAACAAGGCGTTGATCAGCCTTGCCAGGGCTGCCGGCGCCCCCCAGGACCAGGGTGCGGGCGTCTGCATCCATGCCAAGAAGGGAACGCGCGTGCAGGCCGGCGAACCGATCATCACGGTCTATGCGGACCGGAAGTGGCGCCTCCAGAAGGCGCTAGAGGAAGGACGTCGCCTGATGCCGGTCGTTGTCGAGGGGATGCTCCTCGACCGCGTGCCGGGTCGGCACTGGACAACACGAGGTGGACAACAGTATGGGCAGTAA